From Candidatus Methylomirabilota bacterium, one genomic window encodes:
- a CDS encoding VOC family protein — MAQVRYLVSNVDDAVAFYTTRLSFKLERQAGPAMAILSRGDLTLWVAGPSASAARPMPDGRRPEPGGWNRFVIEVADLAAIVGELRGQGVKFRNEIVTGPGGQQILCEDPSGNVVELFQPARS; from the coding sequence ATGGCACAGGTACGGTATCTGGTGAGCAACGTGGACGACGCGGTGGCCTTCTACACGACGCGGCTGAGCTTCAAGCTCGAGCGGCAGGCCGGTCCGGCCATGGCGATTCTCTCGCGTGGCGATCTCACCCTCTGGGTGGCCGGCCCGTCGGCCTCGGCGGCCCGGCCGATGCCGGACGGCCGCCGGCCGGAGCCCGGCGGCTGGAATCGATTCGTCATCGAGGTGGCGGACCTCGCCGCCATCGTCGGCGAGCTCCGGGGGCAGGGGGTGAAGTTCCGGAACGAGATCGTCACGGGGCCGGGCGGCCAGCAGATCCTCTGCGAGGATCCGTCCGGCAACGTCGTGGAGCTCTTCCAGCCGGCAAGATCATAG